In Planctomycetia bacterium, one DNA window encodes the following:
- a CDS encoding LptF/LptG family permease, protein MTAVALTILMVMGGGVANIFRGEGIGAEEMAKVFAFLTPVAVTLILPVAALFSATITYGRASADNEVLAARAAGINVHRLLLSAGLLGVFVTLFTLVSWNFMIPGLSAAIEQITRKDLPAIVLYQFQKAKPLAFGKYRIMANGFEKLDPAQMIAALASQPAANSLSIASNESDAVPGSDAPIPIQPHHTYLRLIGVSFLEIEDQEVMRYGTADDTIIDFDPGTAESPSPKITVDLQGVRTFDATRRQYYELRHQILGPIEIALPIKRKTKFEDLLTLLKFMEKPIVIPELQDRLWGLAREMMTLFLAQDIDAALSAGKPFTLVGSEKSKFSMELTAGTWRINPDDGRPEVKQVKLIEQAGKDRRILRADEAVIELKSSFKRDRPLVIVTLNGNVEIQDDPPTPGGRIVRRPKETLTPVEYMDQPGLAARWASFKLEDMLEPDAGIGLPGRQAKLHEKIYKRMQEYQSEIRGEIHFRMSYSFSAIAIVLLGAVLGIIVRNGQVLTAFGISCVPMAFVVIASIIGRNLADRPQYGWLSILVMWSSTAFMFGAVWFFATKVLRR, encoded by the coding sequence ATGACTGCGGTCGCATTGACCATTCTCATGGTCATGGGCGGGGGGGTCGCCAACATCTTCCGCGGAGAGGGCATCGGCGCCGAGGAAATGGCCAAAGTCTTCGCTTTTCTCACGCCCGTCGCCGTGACGCTCATACTTCCCGTCGCCGCACTGTTCTCCGCCACCATCACCTACGGCCGGGCATCCGCCGATAACGAAGTGCTCGCCGCCCGCGCCGCCGGCATCAACGTTCACCGCCTGCTGCTTTCCGCCGGTCTGCTCGGGGTCTTCGTCACGCTTTTCACGCTGGTCTCCTGGAACTTCATGATCCCGGGCCTGTCCGCCGCCATCGAACAAATCACACGCAAAGATCTGCCCGCCATCGTGCTGTACCAGTTTCAGAAGGCAAAGCCGCTGGCGTTCGGCAAATACCGGATTATGGCCAACGGTTTTGAGAAGCTGGACCCGGCCCAAATGATCGCTGCGCTCGCCTCGCAACCCGCCGCCAACTCGCTCTCGATCGCCTCGAACGAATCCGATGCCGTCCCCGGCTCCGATGCCCCCATTCCCATCCAGCCACACCACACCTACCTGCGACTGATCGGCGTCTCGTTCCTCGAAATTGAGGACCAGGAGGTCATGCGGTACGGAACGGCCGACGACACGATCATCGACTTCGACCCCGGCACGGCCGAAAGCCCGTCGCCCAAGATCACCGTGGATTTGCAGGGGGTGCGCACCTTCGACGCCACGCGGCGGCAGTATTACGAGTTGCGTCATCAGATCCTCGGCCCAATCGAGATCGCCCTGCCGATCAAGCGCAAGACCAAGTTTGAAGACCTGCTCACGCTGCTGAAGTTCATGGAAAAACCGATTGTGATTCCCGAACTGCAGGATCGGCTCTGGGGCCTGGCCCGCGAGATGATGACGCTGTTTCTCGCGCAGGACATCGACGCCGCCCTCTCGGCGGGAAAGCCCTTCACCCTCGTCGGCTCGGAGAAGTCAAAATTCTCCATGGAACTGACCGCCGGGACCTGGCGGATCAATCCCGATGACGGCCGACCCGAAGTGAAGCAGGTGAAGCTGATCGAACAAGCCGGCAAGGATCGGCGCATCCTCCGCGCCGACGAGGCCGTGATCGAATTGAAAAGCTCATTCAAACGCGACCGGCCGCTGGTCATCGTGACGCTCAACGGGAACGTCGAGATCCAGGACGACCCGCCCACCCCCGGCGGGCGCATTGTGCGGCGGCCGAAGGAGACGCTGACGCCCGTCGAGTACATGGATCAGCCCGGTCTTGCGGCGCGGTGGGCGAGTTTCAAACTGGAAGACATGCTTGAGCCGGACGCGGGCATCGGGCTGCCGGGGCGACAGGCCAAACTGCACGAGAAGATCTACAAGCGAATGCAGGAGTATCAATCCGAGATTCGCGGCGAGATTCACTTCCGCATGTCGTATTCGTTCAGCGCGATCGCGATTGTCCTGCTCGGCGCGGTACTGGGGATTATTGTCCGCAATGGGCAGGTGCTGACCGCGTTCGGGATCAGTTGCGTGCCGATGGCCTTCGTCGTCATCGCGTCGATCATCGGGCGGAACCTCGCGGATCGACCGCAATACGGATGGTTAAGCATCCTTGTCATGTGGTCGAGCACGGCCTTCATGTTTGGCGCGGTGTGGTTCTTCGCAACGAAAGTGCTCCGACGATGA
- the rho gene encoding transcription termination factor Rho, whose product MQPNEQVVEGTLEIAGNGPGYLRDPKRNYTVSPNDPQVPRDLIQRFKLRGGEALTATANRGRKGNGPLTVSFIKEICGQHPGAWAKVLPFEELPVVHPTEILKFETPGGPMSTRIVDLLAPIGKGQRGLIVAPPRTGKTVLLRQMAEGITANHPEIFLMMLLIDERPEEVTEMKRAVVKAPGGWQHGAPEVVYSSNDHDAKSHGRIAKLMIEKAKRHLEMGEDVLILLDSLTRLGRAFNTLVGNSGRTMTGGLDIRALELPKQMFGSARKIENGGSLTIIASVLVETGSRMDDFIFQEFKGTGNMELVLSRELANLRIWPAMNLSESGTRKEELLLGAEGYEKMSRVRRRLLSQTPQRQMEGMIDELKKFETNEVFLKNLA is encoded by the coding sequence ATGCAGCCAAATGAACAAGTCGTCGAGGGCACGTTGGAAATCGCGGGCAACGGGCCGGGGTATCTTCGCGACCCGAAGCGCAATTACACGGTTTCACCGAATGATCCGCAGGTGCCACGCGACCTTATCCAGCGATTCAAGCTTCGCGGCGGTGAGGCGCTCACCGCGACGGCCAACCGCGGTCGCAAAGGAAACGGCCCGCTGACGGTGTCGTTCATCAAGGAAATTTGCGGTCAGCATCCGGGGGCCTGGGCGAAGGTATTGCCCTTCGAAGAGCTGCCGGTTGTCCACCCCACGGAGATCCTCAAGTTCGAAACGCCGGGCGGGCCGATGTCGACGCGCATCGTCGATTTGCTGGCGCCGATCGGCAAGGGCCAGCGCGGCCTGATCGTCGCGCCGCCACGCACCGGCAAGACCGTTCTGCTGCGGCAGATGGCCGAGGGCATTACCGCCAATCATCCTGAAATCTTCCTGATGATGCTGCTGATCGACGAGCGGCCGGAGGAAGTGACCGAGATGAAGCGGGCGGTGGTCAAAGCGCCGGGCGGCTGGCAGCACGGCGCGCCGGAGGTCGTGTATTCGAGCAACGATCACGACGCGAAGAGCCACGGGCGCATCGCGAAGCTGATGATCGAGAAGGCCAAGCGGCATCTGGAGATGGGCGAGGACGTGCTGATTCTGCTGGATTCGCTGACGCGCCTGGGCCGGGCGTTTAATACACTTGTAGGAAACAGCGGTCGCACGATGACCGGCGGGCTGGACATCCGGGCGCTGGAGCTGCCCAAGCAGATGTTCGGCTCGGCGCGCAAGATCGAGAACGGCGGCAGCCTGACGATCATCGCGTCGGTGCTCGTCGAGACCGGCAGCCGGATGGACGATTTCATCTTTCAGGAGTTCAAGGGCACCGGCAACATGGAGCTGGTGCTTAGCCGCGAACTGGCGAACCTGCGCATCTGGCCGGCGATGAACCTGTCCGAAAGCGGCACGCGGAAGGAAGAATTGCTCCTCGGGGCCGAGGGTTACGAGAAAATGTCCCGCGTCCGCCGCCGATTGCTATCCCAGACGCCGCAACGGCAGATGGAAGGCATGATCGACGAATTGAAGAAGTTTGAGACGAACGAGGTATTCCTCAAGAACCTCGCGTAG
- a CDS encoding acylphosphatase, whose protein sequence is MIRRTVHFSGRVQGVGFRFTAHSLARKFPVCGYVKNLPDGRVEAVVEGDRDAIERFLADVQKEMSGHIREVIAHDSAATGQFVGFEVRY, encoded by the coding sequence ATGATTCGTCGAACCGTCCATTTTTCCGGTCGCGTGCAGGGTGTGGGGTTCCGGTTCACGGCGCACAGCCTTGCCAGGAAGTTTCCGGTTTGCGGGTACGTCAAGAATCTGCCGGACGGCCGGGTCGAAGCAGTCGTGGAAGGGGATCGCGACGCCATCGAGCGTTTTCTGGCCGACGTGCAGAAGGAGATGTCTGGCCATATACGCGAGGTGATCGCGCACGACAGCGCGGCGACGGGTCAGTTCGTCGGATTTGAGGTTCGTTATTGA